The following proteins are encoded in a genomic region of Methanobrevibacter sp.:
- a CDS encoding 4Fe-4S binding protein, which produces MLSKISEFLNKDLNGSSENVLKVGCVPYRKVLSNFSEFDIVYNDINMDIPKMDICFVDNTISKDLILDISENADILISLGSCIAFKPDITIPGVSVSDEFLNSVAVSLIDDNLEYLKPLIVMSKENDFRTKTILITVNNELCTGCSGCAFICPQEAIEMHNTRPELDFSMCVHCGCCFVICPKAWILHEEVEAWC; this is translated from the coding sequence ATGCTTTCAAAAATTAGCGAATTCTTAAATAAAGACCTGAACGGGTCTTCTGAAAATGTTTTAAAGGTTGGTTGCGTACCATACAGAAAAGTATTGTCCAATTTCAGTGAATTTGACATTGTTTACAATGATATTAATATGGATATTCCGAAAATGGATATTTGTTTTGTAGATAATACTATTTCCAAGGATCTTATTTTGGATATAAGTGAAAATGCTGATATTCTAATATCTCTTGGCTCATGTATTGCCTTCAAGCCGGACATAACCATTCCTGGAGTATCAGTATCTGATGAATTTTTAAATAGCGTTGCCGTTTCTTTAATAGATGACAATTTGGAGTACCTTAAGCCATTAATTGTAATGTCAAAAGAAAATGATTTCAGAACTAAAACAATCTTAATTACAGTTAACAATGAATTATGTACTGGTTGTAGCGGTTGTGCTTTTATATGTCCTCAAGAAGCTATAGAAATGCATAACACAAGGCCAGAGCTTGATTTTAGCATGTGTGTCCATTGTGGCTGCTGCTTTGTAATCTGTCCAAAAGCATGGATTTTGCATGAGGAGGTGGAAGCATGGTGTTAG
- a CDS encoding Coenzyme F420 hydrogenase/dehydrogenase, beta subunit C-terminal domain encodes MVLGSYKKIVSAKTTNNEIFKYAQDGGIISSLLIYALEERMIDGALVAGNPDNDWVPVPEIATTPDEILAAAGTKYTMCPSINAIKEVVNECNLKNIAAVLTPCQCQVVRKAHKYPMSIGSFVESISLLFGVFCMRTFSHKAISELAEDLGTDLQDVERMNIAHGHFYFNSWDEGLKVPLKDIHGLEQPGCDVCKDYSSLFADLAIGTAGSPPSYSTVVIRTQKGLELFDSAVEVGLLEYDSIEDVTPGLSLLEIRGETKEHQANREINKRKEEGMFVPIRF; translated from the coding sequence ATGGTGTTAGGAAGCTATAAGAAAATAGTGTCTGCAAAAACAACAAATAATGAAATCTTCAAATATGCTCAAGATGGAGGAATAATATCTTCACTTTTAATCTATGCATTAGAGGAAAGAATGATAGATGGGGCTTTGGTGGCTGGAAATCCTGATAATGATTGGGTTCCGGTTCCTGAAATTGCTACAACTCCTGATGAGATTTTGGCGGCTGCTGGAACCAAATATACAATGTGTCCTAGTATCAATGCTATCAAGGAAGTTGTCAATGAATGCAACTTGAAAAATATAGCTGCTGTTCTTACTCCCTGCCAATGTCAGGTTGTTAGAAAAGCTCATAAGTATCCAATGTCTATAGGTTCATTTGTAGAATCCATAAGTCTTTTGTTTGGTGTTTTTTGCATGAGGACATTTTCTCATAAGGCTATTTCTGAACTTGCTGAAGATTTGGGAACTGATCTTCAGGATGTTGAAAGAATGAATATTGCTCATGGTCATTTCTATTTTAACTCATGGGATGAAGGTTTGAAAGTGCCTCTTAAGGATATTCATGGATTGGAACAGCCGGGCTGTGATGTCTGTAAGGATTACAGTTCATTATTTGCAGATTTGGCCATTGGAACTGCAGGTTCTCCTCCAAGCTACTCTACAGTGGTCATAAGAACTCAGAAAGGTTTGGAGTTGTTTGATTCTGCTGTTGAAGTGGGTTTGCTGGAATATGATTCTATTGAAGATGTAACTCCTGGTCTTTCATTACTTGAAATTAGAGGAGAAACCAAAGAGCATCAAGCAAATAGGGAAATCAATAAAAGAAAAGAGGAAGGTATGTTCGTACCTATTAGATTTTAA
- the map gene encoding type II methionyl aminopeptidase, which translates to MIDAYIKAGKIVSEVREEASKMIKEGTLVLDLVEYVESEILKKGAGIAFPCNVSINEIAAHYTSPYQDETKIEAGDMVKLDLGAHIDGFIADSAITVMADGKHLEEKLGSDRLNKNEEIIEASSAGLDAALGTVKAGVEVWEIGQAVKEAINEYGFNPVSNLTGHSLEQYNLHAGISIPNINNHDHTKLEEGQAIAIEPFATDGIGFVNDAPGAYIFSFLADKPFRMKQTQQTLTYIEHNYPHLPFSGRWLTEEFKPSRVQRSLKQLGEAMAIYPYSPLKEKTGCWVSQKEHTVIVETDGCTITTI; encoded by the coding sequence ATGATAGATGCATACATTAAAGCTGGAAAAATCGTTTCAGAAGTACGTGAAGAGGCTTCTAAAATGATTAAAGAAGGAACATTAGTATTAGATTTAGTTGAATATGTTGAAAGTGAAATTTTAAAGAAAGGTGCAGGAATCGCATTTCCATGTAATGTCTCAATAAATGAAATAGCTGCACATTATACATCACCATATCAAGATGAAACAAAAATAGAAGCTGGAGATATGGTTAAATTGGATTTGGGTGCACATATTGATGGATTTATTGCAGATTCCGCCATCACAGTAATGGCGGATGGAAAACATCTTGAGGAAAAACTGGGCAGCGATAGATTAAACAAGAATGAAGAGATTATTGAAGCGTCATCTGCAGGTCTTGACGCGGCATTAGGTACTGTTAAAGCAGGAGTTGAAGTTTGGGAAATTGGACAAGCAGTAAAAGAGGCGATAAACGAATATGGATTTAATCCTGTTTCAAACCTAACAGGACACAGCCTTGAACAGTACAATCTCCATGCAGGAATTTCAATTCCAAACATAAACAACCATGATCATACAAAACTCGAGGAAGGCCAGGCAATAGCTATAGAGCCATTTGCAACCGATGGAATAGGTTTTGTTAACGATGCGCCAGGAGCATACATATTCTCATTTTTAGCAGACAAACCATTTAGAATGAAACAGACACAACAGACCCTTACCTATATTGAGCACAATTATCCTCACCTTCCATTTTCAGGAAGATGGCTTACAGAAGAGTTTAAACCATCAAGAGTTCAACGCTCCCTTAAACAATTAGGTGAAGCTATGGCTATCTACCCATATAGCCCATTGAAGGAAAAAACTGGATGTTGGGTTTCACAAAAAGAACATACCGTAATTGTTGAAACAGATGGATGTACAATTACAACAATCTAA